A region of Candidatus Rokuibacteriota bacterium DNA encodes the following proteins:
- a CDS encoding DUF1343 domain-containing protein, whose amino-acid sequence MAAVLSGLDVLVSRFPSLLRGRTVGLLCHQASVTRGLTSAPRAIGAIRGVKLRRLFAPEHGLTGAAQDHAKIGAERDALTGLPVVSLYGKRLAPDPRALEGLDALVVDLQDVGARYYTFVWTMALAMRGAARAERPVVVLDRPNPLGGEKLEGNMPDPRFASFVGLYPLPTRHGMTIGELAGYLNDTHGLGCDLTVVPMLGWKRAMRWENTGLPWVAPSPNMPTPDTARVYPGGCLVEGTNLSEGRGTTRPFEWIGAPFLDGARLERALTRRRLPGARFRAIGFEPAFHKWKGQRCGGVQVHVTDPDRFKPVATYAALLAEARRQAPRHFRWRKPPYEFERRKLPIDLLGGGPSIRRAIEGGAQLRHLEASWRRDLARFARARRPFLLY is encoded by the coding sequence ATGGCCGCCGTCCTGTCGGGCCTCGACGTGCTGGTCTCGCGGTTCCCGTCTCTCCTCCGCGGGCGCACCGTCGGCCTCCTCTGCCACCAGGCCTCCGTCACCCGCGGCCTGACGAGTGCGCCGCGCGCCATCGGCGCGATCCGCGGCGTGAAGCTCCGCCGTCTTTTCGCGCCGGAGCACGGCCTCACGGGAGCTGCCCAGGACCACGCGAAGATCGGCGCCGAGCGCGACGCGCTGACCGGCCTCCCCGTCGTGAGCCTGTACGGGAAGCGCCTCGCCCCCGACCCGCGCGCGCTCGAAGGGCTCGACGCCCTCGTGGTGGATCTCCAGGACGTGGGCGCGCGCTACTACACCTTCGTCTGGACCATGGCGCTCGCGATGCGCGGGGCCGCGCGGGCCGAGCGCCCTGTGGTCGTGCTCGACAGGCCGAATCCGCTCGGCGGCGAGAAGCTCGAAGGCAATATGCCGGATCCGCGCTTCGCCTCGTTCGTCGGTCTCTATCCCCTGCCGACGCGACACGGCATGACGATCGGCGAGCTGGCGGGCTATCTCAACGACACGCACGGGCTCGGATGCGACCTGACGGTGGTCCCGATGCTCGGCTGGAAGCGCGCCATGCGCTGGGAGAACACGGGGCTGCCCTGGGTGGCGCCGTCGCCGAACATGCCGACGCCGGACACGGCGCGCGTCTATCCCGGCGGCTGCCTCGTCGAGGGCACCAACCTCTCCGAAGGCCGCGGCACCACGCGTCCCTTCGAATGGATCGGCGCCCCCTTCCTGGACGGGGCGCGGCTCGAGCGGGCGCTCACGCGCAGACGGCTGCCGGGAGCGCGCTTTCGCGCGATCGGCTTCGAGCCCGCCTTCCACAAGTGGAAGGGGCAGCGCTGCGGCGGCGTGCAGGTCCACGTGACGGACCCGGACCGCTTCAAGCCCGTGGCGACCTACGCTGCGCTCCTCGCGGAGGCGCGCAGGCAGGCCCCACGGCACTTCAGGTGGCGGAAACCGCCGTACGAGTTCGAGCGGCGCAAGCTCCCCATCGATCTCCTCGGGGGCGGCCCGTCCATTCGCCGCGCGATCGAGGGCGGGGCGCAGCTCAGGCACCTCGAGGCCTCGTGGCGCCGCGACCTCGCACGCTTCGCCCGCGCGCGCCGCCCGTTCCTGCTCTATTGA